Genomic segment of Eschrichtius robustus isolate mEscRob2 chromosome 7, mEscRob2.pri, whole genome shotgun sequence:
TCCTGAGAAGATAGATAAAAGTTGCCACATTTTCAAAAAGATTTGTTACTCGTTAGTTTAAAACTACTGGCATTTATATAGCGTgattcaatttttgttttaaaaaaagaaataactaaaatatattgaaaaaaggCTGGAAACTCATACATCCAAATATTAATAGTATTTTCCTCTGGATGGTGGGCTGACAGgagattactttttctttttgctgaacTGTCTTTTCTACAAAATACAGTCTGTATTACTTGTATGATTAAAAAGAGAAAGGGTTTGATTTCCAGTTGTCAGTTTTGAAAGGATAGCTTGGATAAATTCACTTAACTTCTCAGCCTCAAGGTCCTTCCGCGGCAATAACTTCACAAGGTAATTGTTTGGGTAAGAACGTCTCTCTGCAATTTGTGCAGAGAGGCGTTCTAGGGTTGGGGGGGGCGGTTCCCTCTGGCCTCCCAGACGGGTAGGATGTCAgcatgcattcaacaaatattatttactGCTGCCTTCTAAGTGCTGGGTGCTCTTCTGGCTGCTGGGATTAAAAAGGGAGGGCCCCaggagttagaaaaaaaaaaatccaattttaatAAGCATACTATTTAGAAGTAATCATGTTTTTAGTTTTGGTGTGTCCTTCTTGCCGGCCTTGATCCTTTGCTTAAACAAATACGTAGTTAGAAGTCCTGCACAACATTATGTCCTAGCATTTTCTGTGCCATTAGAAACCCGGTGCGTCTTACTGGTGTGCGCTTTAAAGACCAGTGGGAGGAGGTGCGCAGGCGATGGGGACTGGGCGCTGTGGCCCGCGTGATGGTCGCCCTGTCTCCCTCCCCGCCGCAGACAGCGAGCTGGTGCTCCCGGACTGCCTGCGGCCGCGCTCCTTCACCGCCCTGCGGCGGCCGTCGCTGCGACGTGAGGCCGAGGAAGCGCGCCTCTCCGTGAGCCTGTGCGACCTCAACGTGCCGGCCGCCGACGGCGACGAGACCGCGCCGGCCGCCGGCTGCCCCATCCCGCAGAACTCGCTCAACTCCCAGCACAGCCGCGCTCTCCCAGCGCAGCTCGACGGCGACCTGCGCTTCCACGCGCTGCGCGCCGGCGCACACGTCCGCATCCTGGACGAGCAGACGGTGGCGCGCCTGGAGCACGGGCGCGACGAGCGCGCGCTCGTCTTCACCAGCCGGCCCGTGCGCGTGGCCGAGACCATCTTCGTCAAGGTCACGCGCTCGGGCGGCGCGCGGCCTGGCGCGCTCTCCTTCGGAGTCACCACGTGCGACCCCGGCACGCTGCGGCCAGCAGACCTGCCTTTCAGCCCCGAGGCACTGGTGGACCGTAAGGAGTTCTGGGCCGTGTGCCGCGTGCCCGGGCCCCTGCACAGCGGTGACATCCTGGGCCTGGTGGTCAACCCCGACGGTGAGCTGCACCTCAGCCACAATGGCGCCGCGGCGGGCATGCAGCTGTGCGTGGACGCCTCGCAGCCGCTCTGGATGCTCTTCGGCCTGCACGGGGCCATCACGCAGATCCGCATCCTCGGTGAGTGCCCCCGGCCACGTGCCCGCCTCCCCCCAGGTGCACCTGGAGGCTAGCGCCTCCAGACCCAGCCTTCCCTGGAGGAGGGGCGTGTCTGGGTAGGGGGAAAGAGCGCCCACCCCGCCCTTCATGGGGTCTAGTCAAAGAGTCACAGACCCCAAAGATGAGTTCTGGGTGGGACTCAATTATCTAGTCCATAGTTATCAGATCTCACCAGATAAACCCTGGAGAGGGGGAGAAAAGCGGGGAACACTGAGTTTCACGCTCAGAATCTGATTCACCCACATTCCCACAGAGACGTAAACAGTTCTCTTACACATTGCCCAGTGgccatttaaaaatgggaaaaaagaaaattgtttccACCAGCAGCGAACTTTTTGAGGCTCAGTTTCCATTTCtcctaaaatgggaataaaggtCTCTGCCTCTAAGGGTGATTTTGTgtctaaataagaaaaagaggtTGGTATGTCAGTAGCCAGGTATCTCTGCAGGGTGGTGCCTAGATTGGGGGTCTGTGGGGAATCTCCGAGCAGAGGGCCTTGGAGGAAATGGGGTTGCAGATGTCTGGGCCTTCCTGGGTTTGAATGGACAGAGTTTGAAAGGACTGGGTGATGCGGACTTGTGTAAGCCATGTTTCCCAGAGTGTTCTGCAGGATAGGTGTCCGTTGAAAACGGGTCCTTGGGTCCAGAATGTTTGGGAaatactgagtttttaaaaagcaggcgATTCTTTACTGtagaacttctcagagcctttaatatacAATGTGAACCTTTAGGAGAGGATGGTGGTGGTTATGGTGTCCAGCTTTTCCAAGCTCGTTTGaccagaaatctttttttttttttttttttttacgtgtaTCTTCTGGAACCTCTGTTACCCCAGAGTGAGCAGGTGTTCATGCTTTCAAAGTGCTGGTCTGCTCTGCAGCAGCATTAGACTCACTCGGAGAACCTACTACAGTGCAGATTCTTGAATCCCACCTCCAGAGATTTTGATTCTGTAGATCTCGGATTAGGTCCTgggcatctgattttttttttttttttttccctcagcaaGTTTGCTTAGACACATTCGGAGACCCCTGGGTCTCACAGCCCCTGACCTAGACCTCACCCCAAGAGGCTTCATAGACAAGataatgtgtgtatgtgagtgagcATGAGTTTACGCTATAAGATTGGCATACTGTGTCTAGGCACACGTGAGTAACTAAATGTGTGCGTATTTGTGTATGTAATGCTGTTGGTGATTGTGAGAGTGTGTGAGAGTTTTGTGAAATCAGATAAAATCAGTGGAGACTTCCTCCTCTGGAGAGAGACCAAATGAAGATGGAgtgtaaaatgaatttaaaaaggaatgaaaagaaatggggcTGGGGTGCTAAGAAGTTAGGATTGGGGGAAAATAAGTCAGGAAGGAGGTGAAAAGAAATCAGGCTAGATGAAAAGCCATCAATCagtaaggaaagaaattggggtGAAAATTCAGGATGGAATAAAAACAAACCGGACTGgggtgcagaaaaaaaaaaatcaggttgagGTACAAAGATATTTGGCTACATTCACCAGAAGACACTGTTCCTCAGATGAAGGAAATAACATAACGACAGGGTAGCCTCTTGCCTCAGCACCATCCAATAATAGATAAGTAGCTTTCCAGTGAAGCTTCTGTTGCCCAAAGAGGCTTACTAGACTGGAGCCAAGGAgaagcttaaaaacaaacaagcaaaaacaaccCAGGACTTAAATGTCCCCAAAGGGAAGTAGGTCAAGGTGGGTGTTGAAGAATAATCATTCAGAATTTAATATAGGCTAAACAGAGTGCTCCTGAGCTGTTTGGAGAATTGGGCATCTCAACTAACAAACTGGTGTTAGGGGATCCTGACTGACTCTAAAGGAAAAACCAGTAACAATGTATGAAGGATAATTATTTACCTTATAGAGGAATGCTTTGCTTTGTCGAAGGCCTAAGTGAACTAAGAGTGGAAAGATATTTCCTTCACTCCAAAACTACAGTCAATTTCATGCTTAATGGTGAAACATTAGAAATATTCTTATTAAAGTCTGGAATATGATAGAGATGCCTTATAGTATTGTTCTGAAAATGCTAaccagtgcaataaagcaagaaaagcaaATAGGAGGTATGAATTTCTGAAAGGAGATGATAATTAACTTGAAACCTGGTTAACACTAATAAGAGAAATCCTATGGACAGCTAATGAATATTCTTAGAAACAGTGACTAGTAAATGAATTAGAATGAATAACTAGTAATAAAAAATATCTCACTGAGCACTTATTTATGTGTAGGGCATTATGTTAGGGCCTGTGGGAGACTTACAGGTGAATCAGACTTCCTGCTTTCAGGAAGCGCAAGGTTTAAGTAGGGAAACAAAGTTACGTTCCTGGGCAAAGAACAAATAATTTCCTATCCTTTGTGGTTTTTTATTTCCGTGCATGGCGTGTGTGGCTGGTCAGTGCTAGATAGAGATATGTGGTTGTCGGGGGGTGGGGTCAAGGCTGTCCAGACGAGGGGGTTGAGGATAGCCCCAAGAGACTCCCTGGACAGTTAGCTCTTTGAAGGTAAAGGCTCTGTCTGTCTCATTCccagttttatatatacacagtgtCTGGTACCTGGTAGGCTCTCAGCAAGTACTTgttgaagggaggagggagggagggagggatggaagggaagaggaaagcgagggaagaaaggaaagaaggttgGGCAGAACAAGTGTGGGAGATGGTGTGGAGTATTTCGAAGGTGCCAATGCAGAGGAGCAGTGGGGTGATGGCACGGGGCTCTGACTAGGATGGTGAGGCCAGGGCTTGAAGGGCCATGCTGGATGGGAGGAAGGCGACTTTGTTCTCTGGCATGGGAAACCTTGAAGGTGAAGGAAGCATGGGGAAGGGTGGAGGTGGGATTCTAGGCAGGGGGCTTGTTTGGAGATGGCAGATGCAGTAACACCAGAGCATGATGCGTGTGGCCCTCCAATTTGTAGGCGGGAACAGAGAGCTGGGGCAGGGTGCGAGCCTGTCGGTGGAGTCCCACCCTGAGCCTTATGGCTGGGCCGTGTGGTCAGGCTGTACCACCCATTTCTCTCCTGGGAACCTAATAGAGGGGTGGAGATTCGAGCTTTCTCCCAGTGGGCCTCTGAGTGGCTAGtgtgtccctccctccttcccaccctttcTGCAGGCTCCACCATCCTGGCAGAGCGGGGCATCCCATCactcccctgctcccctgcctccACACCAACCTCGCCCAGTGCCCTGGGCATCCGCCTCTCTGACCCCTTGCTCAGCACATGCAGCTCTGGACCTCTGGGGAACTCTGCTGGCGGTAAGTAGGCTGGCCCCTCCAGTTCCATGGTGACCATGCCAGACCTCCCACCCTGAggaccccatccccaccctcaccctggCTGAGGCAGGCATGCAGCCTCTGTATCAGGACTGGGCCCTGGAGGAGCTGGAGATGGGCCCAGTGAACCCTGGTTGAGTGGTGATTTCCGGGGTGTATCCCATCCTGTCCCCCAGCTGGGCAGCTTTCTCCAAAGGACTTCTTTAGCACAAAGAACACCAAAGGGTAACTCAGGAGGGGCCTTCCTCAAATGGTTTTgggcccccttccttcctccatccctccctcctcctctcaatGCCTCATGGACACCCTGGCCCCTGGTCTGGGCACTGAGGGGCCAGAAGTGGGGCTGTCCAGAGTGTATCCTCTCCTCCCTTGCGCCCAGGAAGTTGGGTGGTAGGTTAGACAGGCCGATCCTGATAAATGGAGGGGGAGAGGCCAGGGGGCTCTCTTCATGAACCTGGGACCAGGCTGGGCCATGTCTCCTCCTGACTGGTGTCCCCTTGCCCCCAGGGACGGCCCCCAACTCACCGGTGAGCCTGCCAGAGTCGCCAGTGACTCCAGGCGGGGGCCCGTGGAGCGATGAGTGCACCATCTGCTATGAGCACGCGGTGGACACGGTCATCTACACGTGCGGCCACATGTGCCTCTGCTATGCCTGTGGCCTGCGCCTCAAGAAGGCTCTACACGCCTGCTGCCCCATCTGCCGCCGCCCCATCAAGGACATCATCAAGACCTACCGCAGCTCCTAGCCCGTCGTGGTGCCCTACCCCTCACGCCGACCTCCTCAGACTCCGGCCCAGCTCCACCTGAGGGGCAAGTCAACAGGggcccttctcttcttcctcattttggaaattcttttcccttatcaTTAAACATGGGAAACAGCCCCTAAAGGTTTGGGGAGGAAGGGGTAtcaggcagggaggtgggggcagaAGCAAATCGCCTGCTCTTCCCTGCATGCTGAGGGGCTAAACTGGGGTCTCAGCTTCTCCTGATCCTTCCCCATCCGGGGTAGATTCCCAGGAGGTCCTTCTAGCCCGTGTGGCACCTTTGTGAGAATTAGAAAGTGTGTCCCTTCCTCTGGGCGGATGTGGCCCTGAGCCCAGACATGTGGCTTGGCTAGTGGAGTGTGGACTTGGACTTCAGCCTCCATTTTCTCCCTCAGCCAACTGCCCTTGAGCAGTGCACAACCTGCGCAACAGCAGCCCTAGGCAGGCAGCTCCTGAGCTGCTGCCTTACTCTCTGACCTACACCTACCTTCTCCGTCCTTTCTTCCCTGCCCCTTGGGCCTGGAAGCCAGGGGTGAGAAGGCCAGTGGATACCGCTCATCCTGGGCAGGCTGCAGCCTCCATGCCATGTCCGTCTCCCACTCACCCTGGATGGGTGGACAGACAGGCTACAGAAGCCTCCAGGTTCTGGGTCCCTAGACCCCTGGCCTGGTTGAGATGTGGAGGGCCCCTTTCTGATCATAGCCTGTCTGCCCCAGTCATCTTGCTGGATGCTGCTGCCCAGGGGCAGCCCCTCGGTGTGGGCTGGAGAGCAGGGTCTGTCTTCTGTCAGGCTCTCTGAAGAACAGGTTTGCAGCTACCCTCTGTGACCTCTCCTCCCCCATTTCAGTGCTATTCTGGGCCGGGCTGATAACTCATAGAGGCTGTAGCGTCCCCAGGAGAGGGCAGGGCCCTGGGTTGGGAGTAGGGGGTTCCCTGGAGTAAGAAAaggctttttctgtattttaatttatttatttattgggtttGTAGGGGttatttggtggtggtggtggtggtggtggtgggggggggggggactgaaTTCCCATCCCCCAGACCCCTAGAAATGCTGTCCTGGTGGGCGGGGTGCCTGGTTAGAGGGGTCAGCAGAGGCAGTCATCACTCAAAATCTTCCCCAGACTGCAGCCCAAAAGTCCATAGCCAGCTCTGCTTACCATGAAGTAGAACTCCAAAGGGGCTGAAGTGGGAGGCCTTCTGATAAATTgtatccattttacagagagggcagcagagcctctgCAGTGCCCTGGGACTAGGGCATCGCCCCAGAGCCACAAAATGCCCTTCGTCTTGGGCTGGAGCAGGGTTATCATAATTGGCTCCTTATACATCATGAGGCCCAGCAGTTCCCTCCTCCGTAGGGACATAAACAGTTCTGGGCAGGCTGAGGGAGGGAAGGCCAGCTGGCCTCAGCATTGTAGGAGTAGGGAGCCTGTTCTTAGGCTCTCCGGTCccgggaaggaggagaagggaaggggatgGGTCCCAGCCCCTTTAGGTTCTTAGTCCTGATTCTGGGGTGAGGGAGTGCCCCCGGCagctgctcttaggttatagtCATCTCAGCCCTGCACACCCTGTCCTGACAGGCCATGGCTGGGGCCGGCTCTGGGTCCTGGCCTAGTCTCCCCCGAGCCTCCCAGCCCTCGGCCCCCTCAGATAGTTTTTTACGCCTGTCGGAGACTGCTTCGCCATATGGCTGGCGGAGCGTGGGGTTCTGGACCTGGCCACTGACCAGTTGTGTGGCCCTGACCAGGCtgtagcctctctgagcctcagctgccaCCTCTGTAAAGTGATTTTTGGGGTCGGGGAGGGACTTTCCTAGTGACTCTCAGGGGCTCTCTGGTGGGGGCTGCTATGGGGTGGTGTGGTGGGACAGCACAGGATGCCAGGCGGGCCCTGTCTGTACCTGCCTTGCAGGGAAGCCACAGTTCTACCGTgggtctcccctccccactgaccCTGTAGACCCCTTCTGTGGGAGTGGGGCGAGGTGGGTGGTGGGGCCCCATCCAGTCAGGGGTCCCCTCTCAGGCAAGGAGAGTTCTTACACGCAGGGGCTGTGCAGCCTGAGCGTCAGGGAGAGGAAGCCACCGTCCTGTTGTCTCTGCTAGCCTGGAGGTAGCTGCTGCCTCCTCTGTGAACTTGGGTCACCGTGATTGATTGATTGTGAATAAAGGTGATTTCGTACCAGCCTGAGGGCTGTGCTGTGCAGTCTGGAGGGCTGGGGACGGAGGGCAGGCGGGCTGGTGGGtgtgcaggaggggaggggaggaggggagtcaACAATCAGGAAAGACTCCCTGGAgagagcaggggaaggggaggtggctgGAACGTGACCTGGGGCTTGGATGGCAGGGGCCAGAATGCCAGGTGAGCCTCACCGTACGCTGAAAGGGAGAAGCTACTGCCCCTCGCCAGCCTCAGGTCCCTGGATCTGTGAGGAGCAGCAGGAGTCCATGACGCTCCTAAGGTCGAGCCGGGTCTAAATCTGGTGTGCGACCTTTGTGGAGGGGCAGCGCCACCTAGGGGCTAAAGGATGGCAGGCGCTGTGCTGAGCTCCCCAGAACAGGGCCTGCCCGTCTCTCACCCGAAGCCCAGACCTGGAAGCTCAGCTGCCGCTCCCACTGGCCAGTGCGGAGGCCTATGCCAAATGAGTGGCACAGCTAGGCAGAAAAGGGAGGCCTCGGTCAGGGACCTTCGGAAAAACTTTCTAGATGGGCTGAGTACCTCTGGGTGGCTGTAGAAGCTGGAGTGCTGGATGGGGGTCCGGGCACAATGTGGGAGTTGAACTCATTTGGCAGGCTGGGCCTCAGAGGGACATGGGATGCttgtcttcctctctcctggGAGGATGCTCTAGCTGCCCAGCCTCTGCTTGGCCTTGACCAGCCACGGGCTACTCCCCACACCAGGACTGCCCAGCCCTGCTTACTGGCGTCCAGCAAAAGTAGGGGAGGGTCAGGGGCTCTAAGCTGAGGGGCCATGTAGGCCCACTGAATGTGGCTCTTTGGCCCCAAGATCtgtatctctatctatctctgaAAGCCTTGGCCACTGCCCAGAAAGCCTCCCAAAggcgggggaggggtgagggggctTGAGCACGCTTCTCACCAGCAACAGTGGGAACAGTGGGAACTTACCCCACCCCTCCAGTGTCCTCAGAGGGCCCGGACCCTGCAGTTCATGTTTCATTTGGGGTGATGTGGCCTTTGCCACTCAGCTGGGTATGTTTTCTTGTGGCAGGGAGAATCAGGAGGTGATTCTGTTCAGTTAAAAAGGCAAAAACTTTATTTAGTTTTCAGGGAAATACAAGATGCATgtaaacataaacaaaatacaaaacaaccCAAATCTTA
This window contains:
- the NEURL1 gene encoding E3 ubiquitin-protein ligase NEURL1, which codes for MGNNFSSIPSLPRGNPSRAPRGHPQNLKDSIGGPFPVTSHRCHHKQKYCPPVLPGGGLPATPLLFHPHTKGSQILMDLSHKAVKRQASFCNAITFSNRPVLIYEQVRLKITKKQCCWSGALRLGFTSKDPSRIHPDSLPKYACPDLVSQSGFWAKALPEEFANEGNIIAFWVDKKGRVFYRINDSAAMLFFNGVRTADPLWALVDVYGLTRGVQLLDSELVLPDCLRPRSFTALRRPSLRREAEEARLSVSLCDLNVPAADGDETAPAAGCPIPQNSLNSQHSRALPAQLDGDLRFHALRAGAHVRILDEQTVARLEHGRDERALVFTSRPVRVAETIFVKVTRSGGARPGALSFGVTTCDPGTLRPADLPFSPEALVDRKEFWAVCRVPGPLHSGDILGLVVNPDGELHLSHNGAAAGMQLCVDASQPLWMLFGLHGAITQIRILGSTILAERGIPSLPCSPASTPTSPSALGIRLSDPLLSTCSSGPLGNSAGGTAPNSPVSLPESPVTPGGGPWSDECTICYEHAVDTVIYTCGHMCLCYACGLRLKKALHACCPICRRPIKDIIKTYRSS